CCTGCTCTCCAACGCGGTCAAGTTTACGGAAAAAGGCGAAGTAGGCCTGAAGGTATATCCCGTTTCGCCGGCTGATACGGCCTACCGCCGCACCATCCGGTTCGAAGTGTCCGACACTGGTATCGGTATCCGGAAAGAGCGCCAGGAAAAAATCTTTGAAGCATTCTCCCAGGAAGATATCTCCATCACCAAAAGATATGGTGGTACGGGCCTTGGCCTCACCATCTCCAACAAACTGCTGGCATTGATGAACAGCCGGTTGCAACTACAGAGCGAACCGGGAGAGGGCAGCACTTTCTTTTTCGAAATAACGGTGGAAACAGCCGATGGCCCACCCATGACATGGCAGCATATTGAAGCGGTGAAAAAAGTACTGGTGACGGATGATAATGAACATAACCGCACCATCCTGGAACAGATGCTGCTGCTGAAAGGCATCGAGACAGACATGGCCAAAAGCGGCTTTGAAGCCTTGCAGCTGCTGATGGAAGGTCGCACTTATGACGCTGTATTGATGGACTACCACATGCCGGTCATGGATGGACTGGAAACGCTTCGTAAAATGCGGAAGATGGCCGACCAGCTCGGCACCTGGACGCCAGTGGTATTGTTGTACAGTTCTTCGGATGATGAAACGGTACAACGGGTTTGTGAAGAACTGAGAGTGGAACAACGGCTGGTGAAGCCGGTCAAAATGCAGGACCTGTACAATGCGTTGGCGCATCTGTCCATGAAGAACACGGACCAGGATGGCTCAGGAAAATCCGTGCAGCAAAAGCGGAAGCCGGACCGCAGTTCTTTAAAGGTATTGCTGGCGGAAGACAATAATGTCAATATGCTCCTGATTAAAACCATTATCTCCCGCTCGATACCCACTTCCACCATCATAGAAGCCAGGACCGGCCAGGAAGCGGTATCGCTCTACGCCGGTGAACAGCCCGACCTCATATTTATGGATATTCAAATGCCGGAGATGAACGGATACGATGCCACCCGCCGTATCCGGGAGCTGTTTCCGGAAAAACATACACCGGTGATCGCACTGACCGCCGGCAATACCAAAGGTGAACGCGAGCGATGCCACGCCGCCGGCATGGACGACTTTCTGTCGAAACCTTTTGTGGAAGACGAAATCCTGGAGCTGGTCAATAAATGGGTGAGCAGTGACGACGATGCCACGCCGCAACCGGCAGACATCCATCCGTTAGACCTCTCCGTACTGATGGGCTACCTCGGCAGTGACAACGATCAGGACCCGCTGCTCCGCGAAACGCTCTCTCTGTTGCTGGACGACTGTAAATCGGTCAGACAGGAACTGGCTGAAAAAGACATGACGCAGCATCCGAAAAGGATAGGAGAGATATGCCACAGTATGCGAAGCGTAACCACCTACGCCGGTTTGAGCGGACTGGAAAAAGCTATCCGGGACACCGAAAATAACGGCCCTGCAGCGGAACAGTTGCAGGTACTGGCAACAGAACTGGATAAAGCCATTATAGCTGTTCAGCTGGCACTGAACAAGTTACCCTGATATTATTGTACATAAATTTCATCACAGCAGATGGCGGGGCGCTTGCTTTCAGGTGCTTCCCGCCACACGGGAATGTCCGTTGGACAAACACCCGTGATCCGGATGTAGCGTACAGCCTTTCCCGTTAGTTTGAAGGACACCGGTGTGTTTTTGATATCATAATCTTCGCCCTGCAATGGAGTAACGGCTTGTTCCCCTACGTCCGTGAAGTGGGTGTTATCTTCTGATACAGCAATACTTACGCGGGACGGATTAAAAATATAATGACGGGCGTCCTGAAGGAAATGCATAAACACGGTATTGACCGGTTTGGCGGTGCCCAGGTCTATCACGGCAACAAGGTCTTTACCATACAGGTACAGCCAGTTGAGGCTGAAGTCCCTGCCGCCTTCCAGTCCGTCGGTGAGCGTTTGTGCGCCTTTGCCGGGGAACTCCGGGGCCGGCGGGTTCACCAGTGATACTGGTGCCCTGAAAGCCAGGCTGCTGACCCATTTGCGGGCCAGGAGACTATCCCATTCCTGTTGGTAGCCGTCGGGGCTCACGCCGCCTTCGGCCAACGTAGTAACGCCTGCTGCTTTACAGGCGGCTGTAAATTTCCGTATTCTTTCCGGCCAGCGCGGATTAACTACATATTCTTTGCCCTTGGCTTCGAGGTAGCCGTGCGGTTCGGTGCCGAAAAAACGGGACTGTTGCAGAACGGTATATTCCAGTGGTAACCGTGCCGTATACACGCGTTTTAACAATTCAGGCTGTGTTTCCACGGCCGCTTCGGCTTTGTCGAGCAGTTTGCTGTAAGTGTCAATGGCCAGCGGCGAAAGGTAGTCGCGGTGGTGGTTGACCGGGTTGCCATAAATATCAAGCGGGGCTTTGGTTTGTTTGAGTGTGTTCTCCAGTGCGTTCACGTACTGCCGCATGTTTTTGCCGGCTTTGCCATAGTACCCCTGTAAAAAATCATCCTGTAATTTATCAACGTCTGCTTTGGGGTCCCAGAGATATTTAGCTTGTACGTAGGCATTGAATTCCGCCATGTCGCTGTGGGTGTCGCCGCTGCCTTGTGAGAATACGCCGCTTACTTTGTGGCCCGACAGGTATTGCAGGTTGGGCTGCAGGTTGTCGTAGTCCGGGAAAGGCGCCAGGTAGTTGGTGAACTGGGTGGTATAATCCCAGACAAAGAGACGTGATGTGACCGTGCCCCAGGCATCCAGGTTTTTGCGGAAAGCAGCAGCTGAAGGAATGGTGCTCAGTGGCTCCTGTCGCAGCGCATCTATGGAGCTGAGCATGATGATCACATTGGAGGCCGGTTTGGTACGTTGCGGCGGCTTGGAGGAATACAAATACGACAGCGTGGTGAACTGCCGCTCCGGGAACTGTGCCGCCACCTTGTTCACGAAACGTATCAGCGACCCGGAGGGACCGCCTTCTTCGTCGTCCACTTTGCGGCAAAGGTCGCAGGTGCAATAGCCGCCGCCATCTTCCTGTGAAACGGACCAGTACATGGCGTCCGGGTTTTCTTTAATGGCCTGCCGCAATGAATCCACCACCAAACGGAATACGTTTTCGTTGCTGAGGCACAGCTGTGTAGGCTGCCGGATGCCTTTCACCAGGGCGAAGTATTCGGGATGGGAGGAGAACCAGGCGCGGGGCGGCACCAGCTTAAAGAAAGAGTGGCCCCACAGGCCCCACAGGTCTTCAAAGCGGTGCAGCTTGTGCCATTCGAGGTATTCATTGTCAAATGCAGCAGGGTAGTAGGTTTCACGGTAGGTGAAAGCCGGCTCCTGCAGGTCATGTAATTGTGCCGGCACGCGTACGTCTTTAACTTTGGGCACGGTGGCGGGCGCCTGACTGTATTTGCGGCAGCCGAAGTATTGTTCCAGCAGTGTATAAACGCCATAGACCACGCCTTTGCCGCTGCCGCCGATCACATACACATCGCGTGAGTCGGTGGCCAGCATAAACCCTTCGGGCTTTATTTCCCCGGTATTGATATTAGCCGCATGATCGGTGTGACCGATAAATATGGCGGGCTGATTTTTATCTTTTAAGGTATTTTCTTTGACGATGTTCAGGCTGGCGCCGGACATCCTTTTTACATAGTCTTTCAGCACGTCAGCGGCATGCTGGTCGTTCTTGCCCGCATCAGCGGGCAATACGATCACGTAGTTGCTTTTACCGCCCGATACCAACGCGATATCGCCGCCGGTAAGGGATTGGCAGCCGTAACCGAACAACGTCATAATGTAAAGTAGGTATGTCATCTTCCTGCGCATAAATTTGGTTAGAATTTTCGTTGTACCGTTA
This window of the Chitinophaga varians genome carries:
- a CDS encoding DUF4838 domain-containing protein produces the protein MTYLLYIMTLFGYGCQSLTGGDIALVSGGKSNYVIVLPADAGKNDQHAADVLKDYVKRMSGASLNIVKENTLKDKNQPAIFIGHTDHAANINTGEIKPEGFMLATDSRDVYVIGGSGKGVVYGVYTLLEQYFGCRKYSQAPATVPKVKDVRVPAQLHDLQEPAFTYRETYYPAAFDNEYLEWHKLHRFEDLWGLWGHSFFKLVPPRAWFSSHPEYFALVKGIRQPTQLCLSNENVFRLVVDSLRQAIKENPDAMYWSVSQEDGGGYCTCDLCRKVDDEEGGPSGSLIRFVNKVAAQFPERQFTTLSYLYSSKPPQRTKPASNVIIMLSSIDALRQEPLSTIPSAAAFRKNLDAWGTVTSRLFVWDYTTQFTNYLAPFPDYDNLQPNLQYLSGHKVSGVFSQGSGDTHSDMAEFNAYVQAKYLWDPKADVDKLQDDFLQGYYGKAGKNMRQYVNALENTLKQTKAPLDIYGNPVNHHRDYLSPLAIDTYSKLLDKAEAAVETQPELLKRVYTARLPLEYTVLQQSRFFGTEPHGYLEAKGKEYVVNPRWPERIRKFTAACKAAGVTTLAEGGVSPDGYQQEWDSLLARKWVSSLAFRAPVSLVNPPAPEFPGKGAQTLTDGLEGGRDFSLNWLYLYGKDLVAVIDLGTAKPVNTVFMHFLQDARHYIFNPSRVSIAVSEDNTHFTDVGEQAVTPLQGEDYDIKNTPVSFKLTGKAVRYIRITGVCPTDIPVWREAPESKRPAICCDEIYVQ